The proteins below come from a single Candidatus Cloacimonadota bacterium genomic window:
- a CDS encoding DUF3078 domain-containing protein: protein MKNIRLILAAALLLSFALLFAEAWKFDSDIMVNLTQSQFSDNWAGSELSNITWTASMNNTAQKHLAEWLKNKNTLKLAFGQTHLQKEDLLGETYWEKPQKSTDQIAFESLMQFTLKTFVDPYLSLRADSQFLDEAGTKTIVVNPILFTESAGIMKTIVDGEKTKLNARIGGAVRENWNRRVDGIPVDGGIEGIVEFKQIFGLLNASYNSRLSAYKALFKSDAVAGVDNWKAPDLKWENLLSLNLWKMLSLNLNLDFIYEKEQSPDIQWKEILGLGFSYSLF from the coding sequence ATGAAGAACATCAGACTTATCCTAGCCGCAGCCCTGCTGCTGTCTTTCGCCCTCCTCTTCGCCGAAGCCTGGAAGTTCGATTCCGACATCATGGTGAACCTCACCCAAAGCCAGTTCAGCGACAACTGGGCCGGCAGCGAACTGAGCAACATCACCTGGACCGCCTCCATGAACAACACCGCCCAGAAACATCTGGCCGAGTGGCTTAAAAACAAGAACACCCTCAAGCTCGCCTTCGGCCAGACCCACCTCCAGAAAGAGGACCTGTTGGGTGAAACCTACTGGGAGAAACCCCAGAAATCCACCGACCAGATCGCCTTCGAATCCCTGATGCAGTTCACCCTGAAAACCTTTGTGGACCCATACCTATCCCTGCGTGCGGATTCCCAGTTCCTAGATGAGGCCGGTACCAAAACCATTGTGGTCAATCCCATCCTCTTCACCGAAAGCGCCGGTATCATGAAGACCATCGTAGATGGCGAAAAGACCAAGCTGAACGCCCGGATCGGCGGCGCCGTCCGCGAAAACTGGAACCGCCGAGTTGACGGCATCCCCGTGGATGGGGGCATCGAGGGAATCGTGGAGTTCAAACAGATCTTCGGCCTGCTCAATGCCAGCTACAACAGCCGCCTCAGCGCTTACAAGGCCCTCTTCAAATCCGACGCAGTGGCCGGAGTTGACAACTGGAAAGCGCCCGACCTCAAGTGGGAAAACCTGCTCAGCTTAAACCTCTGGAAGATGCTGAGCCTGAACCTGAACCTCGATTTTATCTACGAAAAGGAACAAAGCCCGGATATCCAGTGGAAGGAAATCCTGGGCCTCGGCTTCAGCTACTCTCTGTTCTAA
- a CDS encoding mechanosensitive ion channel: protein MNINLAELPGKLGAFGIKLAIALVIFIVGNWIAKAVSKALCGLMLKRKADKTIATFIGNIVYAVLLLIVVLTALNRLGVQTSSFMVIVSAAVLAIGMSMQGTLGQFASGVMLIGLRPFKLGDTVVAGGQTGTVHDIGILSTTILTSDNKKIIVPNSAIVGGPITNFSAMPTRKIELAIVVPGTTDLNKARDILKGILEAESRVLKDPAPSITIADASAAEIKYGIGAHVNNTDMAAVQASLLENIKQALTAAGIWA from the coding sequence ATGAATATCAACCTGGCAGAACTTCCTGGAAAACTGGGAGCTTTCGGGATCAAGCTGGCCATCGCCCTGGTCATCTTCATCGTCGGCAACTGGATAGCCAAAGCCGTGAGCAAGGCGCTTTGCGGCCTGATGCTCAAGCGTAAGGCGGACAAGACCATCGCTACCTTCATCGGCAACATCGTCTATGCCGTCCTGCTGCTCATCGTGGTTTTAACCGCGCTCAACCGCCTGGGCGTGCAAACTTCCTCATTCATGGTCATCGTCAGCGCCGCCGTTTTGGCCATCGGCATGTCCATGCAGGGCACGCTGGGCCAGTTTGCCAGCGGGGTGATGCTGATCGGGCTGCGTCCCTTCAAGCTTGGCGATACAGTGGTTGCTGGCGGCCAAACCGGCACGGTGCACGACATCGGCATCCTCAGCACCACCATCCTCACCAGCGACAACAAGAAGATCATCGTGCCGAACAGCGCCATCGTCGGCGGGCCCATCACCAATTTTTCCGCCATGCCCACCCGCAAGATCGAGCTGGCCATTGTTGTGCCCGGAACAACCGACCTGAACAAGGCCCGCGACATCCTCAAAGGCATTCTGGAAGCTGAAAGCCGCGTCCTCAAAGACCCCGCCCCCTCCATCACCATCGCCGACGCCTCCGCCGCCGAGATCAAATACGGCATCGGAGCGCATGTGAACAACACGGACATGGCTGCCGTCCAGGCATCCCTGCTGGAAAACATCAAACAAGCCCTCACCGCCGCCGGCATCTGGGCCTAA
- a CDS encoding serine hydroxymethyltransferase → MKHIQRQDPELYAVIAAELKRQRENLELIASENFTSMAVMEAQGSVLTNKYAEGYPYRWSKKTGKINYNLYGRYYGGCEYIDEVERLAIERAKQLFGSEHANVQPHSGSQANMAAYFTLVKPGDTVLSLELAHGGHLTHGHPLSFSGQFYNIIHYNVNKDTEQFDYDELEALAKEHKPQMILAGASAYPRKMDFARFREIADMVGAKLMVDMAHIAGLVAAGLHMNPVPFADVVTSTTHKTLRGPRAGIILCKEEYAKEIDGKVFPGIQGGPLMHAIAGKAAALYEALQPEFKAYQKQVIDNAQALAAALTQHGLKLVSGGTDTHLMLMNMGTEEEGGPSGKKMEEALDKAGITANKNTVPFDTRSPFVASGVRLGTPSVTTRGMGVDEMKLIADFIKRVRDNHTDEEYLAAMKAEVRELTDKFPLYPELG, encoded by the coding sequence ATGAAACACATCCAAAGGCAAGATCCCGAGCTCTACGCGGTCATAGCGGCGGAACTGAAGCGCCAGCGCGAGAATCTGGAACTTATCGCCTCCGAAAACTTCACCTCAATGGCGGTTATGGAGGCCCAGGGCAGCGTCCTGACCAACAAGTACGCTGAAGGATACCCCTACCGCTGGAGCAAAAAGACCGGCAAGATCAACTACAACCTCTATGGCCGCTACTACGGCGGCTGCGAATACATCGACGAGGTGGAACGCCTGGCCATCGAACGCGCCAAACAGCTTTTCGGCAGCGAACACGCCAACGTTCAGCCCCACAGCGGTTCCCAGGCGAACATGGCGGCCTATTTCACCCTCGTAAAACCTGGCGACACTGTTCTTTCCTTGGAACTCGCCCACGGCGGACACCTCACCCACGGCCACCCGCTTTCCTTTTCGGGACAGTTTTACAACATCATCCACTACAACGTGAACAAAGACACCGAGCAGTTCGACTATGACGAACTGGAGGCCCTGGCGAAGGAGCACAAACCGCAGATGATCCTGGCCGGCGCCAGCGCCTATCCCCGCAAGATGGATTTCGCCCGCTTCCGGGAAATCGCCGACATGGTGGGCGCCAAGCTGATGGTGGACATGGCCCACATCGCCGGGCTGGTCGCCGCCGGCCTGCACATGAACCCGGTTCCCTTCGCGGACGTGGTTACCTCCACCACCCACAAGACCCTGCGCGGGCCCCGGGCGGGAATCATCCTCTGCAAGGAGGAATATGCCAAAGAGATCGACGGCAAGGTGTTTCCCGGCATCCAGGGCGGCCCGCTGATGCATGCCATCGCCGGCAAAGCCGCCGCGCTTTACGAAGCTCTCCAGCCTGAATTCAAGGCCTATCAGAAACAGGTCATCGACAACGCCCAGGCTCTCGCCGCGGCTTTGACCCAGCACGGGCTGAAACTGGTTTCCGGCGGCACGGACACGCATCTGATGCTGATGAACATGGGCACAGAGGAAGAAGGCGGCCCCAGCGGCAAAAAAATGGAGGAAGCCCTCGACAAAGCCGGAATCACCGCCAACAAAAACACCGTCCCCTTCGACACCCGCAGCCCCTTTGTGGCTTCCGGAGTGCGTTTGGGAACCCCCTCCGTGACCACCAGGGGCATGGGCGTGGACGAGATGAAGCTTATCGCGGATTTCATCAAACGCGTGCGCGACAACCATACCGACGAAGAATACCTGGCCGCGATGAAGGCCGAGGTGCGCGAACTGACGGATAAATTTCCGCTTTATCCGGAACTGGGCTGA
- the rpiB gene encoding ribose 5-phosphate isomerase B, with protein MKIAIASDHAGYELKEAIKATFPEHEFEDFGTHSVDSIDYPDTGAPAAQAVAAGKAESGILICGSGIGMSITANKVRGIRAALCTNTDLARLSRIHNDANVLCLAGRFTAVPYALEIVNNWLNSAFEGGRHQNRIEKIKLLEGDKQ; from the coding sequence ATGAAAATCGCGATTGCGAGCGACCACGCCGGCTACGAACTCAAGGAAGCCATCAAAGCGACCTTTCCGGAACACGAGTTTGAAGATTTCGGCACCCACTCGGTGGATTCGATAGACTATCCGGACACCGGCGCCCCCGCTGCCCAAGCCGTTGCAGCCGGCAAAGCCGAAAGCGGCATCCTGATCTGCGGCAGCGGAATCGGGATGAGCATCACGGCCAACAAGGTCCGGGGCATCCGTGCCGCTCTTTGCACAAACACCGATCTGGCCCGCCTTTCCCGCATCCACAACGACGCCAACGTTCTCTGCCTGGCAGGGCGCTTCACGGCAGTTCCCTACGCCCTGGAGATAGTGAACAACTGGCTGAACTCGGCCTTTGAAGGCGGCCGGCACCAAAACAGAATTGAAAAAATAAAGCTACTGGAAGGAGACAAACAATGA
- a CDS encoding phosphate acetyltransferase — protein sequence MKPIRSLEELARHVRGLGTKTRIAVAAAEDPNTISSIARAVSEGFAQGILLGDEERIRAVCAAERIDPTLFEIRPVADPGDAAIEAVKMTRSGEADVLMKGLVGTDKLLKAVLNKETGLLPPKAVMSYVCALELPKYSKLLFISDTAVLPQPDLEQKVAMVRYSVEMAQRFGIEKPKVALISATEKVSPGMESTLHSALISKMAERGQIKNCVVDGPLDVFLACDPAAGKIKGVDSPITGDADILIFPSLESANSFYKGLMLFGGGELAGLIQGTVKPVVVMSRSESAASKYYCVALSCLMAG from the coding sequence ATGAAACCCATCCGCTCTCTGGAAGAGCTAGCCCGCCACGTCCGGGGACTGGGCACCAAAACCCGGATAGCCGTGGCCGCCGCGGAGGACCCAAATACCATTAGTTCCATTGCCAGAGCGGTTTCCGAAGGTTTCGCCCAGGGCATCCTGCTGGGCGATGAAGAGCGGATCAGGGCAGTTTGCGCGGCTGAGAGAATCGACCCCACCCTGTTTGAGATCAGGCCCGTGGCCGATCCCGGCGACGCCGCCATTGAGGCAGTAAAAATGACCCGTAGTGGGGAGGCGGATGTGCTGATGAAAGGCCTGGTGGGAACGGACAAGCTCCTGAAAGCTGTGCTGAACAAGGAAACAGGCCTGCTGCCCCCCAAGGCGGTGATGAGCTACGTCTGCGCGCTGGAGCTGCCCAAATATTCCAAACTCCTCTTCATCAGCGACACGGCGGTGCTGCCCCAGCCCGACCTGGAGCAAAAGGTCGCCATGGTGAGATACAGCGTGGAGATGGCCCAGCGCTTCGGGATCGAAAAACCCAAAGTCGCCCTCATTTCCGCCACCGAAAAGGTTTCACCGGGCATGGAAAGCACCCTGCACAGCGCTCTCATCTCCAAAATGGCCGAGCGGGGCCAGATCAAAAACTGCGTGGTGGACGGGCCGCTGGACGTTTTTCTGGCCTGTGACCCCGCCGCGGGAAAAATCAAGGGCGTGGACAGCCCCATCACCGGAGATGCCGATATCCTCATCTTTCCCAGCCTGGAAAGCGCCAATAGCTTTTACAAAGGCCTGATGCTCTTCGGAGGCGGAGAACTGGCTGGGCTGATCCAGGGAACCGTGAAACCCGTGGTCGTGATGAGCAGAAGCGAAAGCGCGGCCTCAAAATATTATTGCGTGGCACTTTCGTGCCTCATGGCAGGTTAA
- a CDS encoding phosphate butyryltransferase, translated as MQITKLDQMIEVLKPFPNKRLVAAWAVDAHTICAVHQAVEMDLVEGILVGDEKLILKVCEAEKIDPTVFKIVHSPSDTAAAAKAVDLINSGKGDFLMKGLLSTDRYMKAILNKERGLMENGAILSHVTVAEPKSYHKLLIFGDVAIIPLPDLKQKVAITNYLIRVAHFLGIEKPKVGIQAASEQTLPKIPSCADGALIAKMAERGQIKGAIVEGPLGFDLIVDKESALIKGVQSEVCGDADCILFPNIEAGNCFYKSIVKLMDSELCAVVMGAKVPCVLTSRGDSERSKLYSIALAALLAGARQG; from the coding sequence ATGCAGATCACCAAACTGGACCAGATGATCGAAGTCCTGAAACCTTTTCCGAACAAGCGCCTCGTAGCTGCCTGGGCAGTGGACGCCCACACCATCTGCGCCGTGCATCAGGCCGTGGAAATGGACCTGGTGGAAGGCATACTGGTGGGCGATGAAAAGCTCATCCTCAAGGTGTGCGAGGCTGAAAAGATCGATCCCACGGTGTTCAAAATCGTGCACTCGCCCTCAGACACAGCCGCGGCCGCCAAAGCCGTGGACTTGATCAATTCCGGCAAAGGGGATTTCCTGATGAAGGGCCTGCTGAGCACCGACCGCTATATGAAAGCCATCCTGAACAAGGAGCGCGGCTTGATGGAAAACGGCGCCATCCTTTCCCACGTAACCGTGGCGGAACCCAAAAGCTACCACAAACTGCTCATCTTCGGCGACGTGGCGATCATCCCGCTGCCCGATCTGAAGCAGAAAGTAGCCATCACGAACTATCTCATCCGCGTGGCGCACTTCCTGGGCATCGAGAAACCCAAGGTGGGCATCCAGGCCGCCTCTGAACAAACCCTGCCCAAAATCCCCTCCTGCGCCGACGGCGCCCTCATCGCCAAGATGGCAGAGCGCGGGCAGATCAAAGGCGCGATCGTGGAAGGGCCTCTAGGCTTCGACCTCATCGTGGATAAGGAAAGCGCGCTGATAAAGGGCGTACAGAGTGAAGTTTGCGGAGACGCCGACTGCATCCTCTTCCCGAACATCGAGGCCGGGAACTGCTTCTATAAATCCATTGTCAAACTAATGGACAGCGAGCTCTGCGCCGTGGTGATGGGCGCCAAGGTGCCCTGCGTGCTCACTTCGCGGGGCGACAGCGAACGCTCCAAACTCTATTCCATCGCCCTGGCGGCCCTGCTGGCGGGAGCGCGGCAGGGATGA
- a CDS encoding SPFH/Band 7/PHB domain protein translates to MTVAIFVGIVIALFVIILISRSIIVVRQAEVVIVERLGKYYKTLTSGIHIIVPIFDKIRPIHWRYNRADYRGNVIVTQRQENRIDLRETVYDFPRQNVITSDNVSININALLYFQVTDPYKAVYEIGNLPEAIEKLTQTSLRNVIGELTLDFTLTSRDTINAKLRDILDDATDKWGVKVNRVELQEILPPEEIRTAMEKEMRAERDKRAKILQADGEREYQVRVADGERLAKIARAEGEAQAKLLVADAEKKSIALIAEAVKGSGTDPAQYLVALKYVSAFREVTKQGDKTVVVPYETSALLGSVKTLANIFQK, encoded by the coding sequence ATGACAGTTGCCATCTTTGTTGGGATCGTTATCGCCCTCTTTGTGATAATTCTGATCTCCCGCAGCATCATAGTTGTGCGTCAGGCCGAGGTCGTGATCGTGGAGCGTCTGGGCAAATACTACAAGACCCTGACCTCTGGAATCCATATCATCGTGCCCATTTTCGACAAGATACGCCCCATCCACTGGCGCTACAACAGGGCTGACTACCGCGGCAACGTGATCGTCACCCAGCGTCAGGAAAACCGCATCGACCTCCGTGAAACCGTTTATGACTTTCCCCGCCAGAACGTGATCACCAGCGACAACGTTTCCATCAACATCAACGCCCTCCTCTATTTCCAGGTCACCGACCCCTACAAGGCTGTTTACGAGATCGGCAATCTCCCCGAGGCCATCGAAAAACTCACCCAAACCTCGCTGCGTAACGTCATCGGTGAGCTCACCCTCGATTTCACCCTCACCTCGCGCGACACCATCAACGCCAAGCTGCGCGACATCCTTGATGATGCCACAGACAAGTGGGGAGTGAAGGTCAACCGTGTGGAACTGCAGGAGATCCTGCCCCCGGAAGAGATTCGCACCGCCATGGAAAAAGAGATGCGCGCTGAACGCGACAAACGTGCCAAAATCCTCCAGGCCGACGGTGAACGCGAATACCAGGTGCGCGTTGCCGATGGTGAAAGACTTGCCAAGATCGCCCGCGCCGAAGGCGAAGCCCAGGCTAAGCTGCTGGTGGCCGATGCCGAGAAGAAATCCATCGCCCTCATCGCCGAAGCGGTGAAGGGCAGCGGAACCGACCCCGCCCAATACCTCGTGGCCCTCAAGTATGTGTCAGCCTTCCGGGAAGTTACCAAACAGGGTGACAAGACCGTCGTGGTTCCTTACGAAACCTCCGCCCTGCTCGGTTCCGTGAAGACTCTGGCCAACATTTTCCAAAAGTAA
- the eno gene encoding phosphopyruvate hydratase, translating to MSEILYIKGREILDSRGNPTVEADIHLESGVVARAAVPSGASTGEREAIELRDDDKSRYGGKGTLKAVDNIDRFIAPALCGLESTHQPELDQVMLNLDGTHNKEKLGANAILAVSMAAARASAIEMDIPLYRYLGGVGAVTLPVPMSNIINGGSHADNNVDIQEFMIMPLGARSFREAIRVNAEVFHALKKILNDRGLATGVGDEGGFAPNLENNEAALKAIMDAITAAGYKPGEDVFIALDAAASSFWIDGKYAFEGKLASNDEMIAYWVDMVAKYPIVSIEDGLAENDWEGWIKLTAALGDKIQLVGDDLYVTNPAIIKRGIAEKASNSVLIKLNQIGTVMETIDAINTAHKAGWTCVVSHRSGETGDTFIADLAVAMNTGQIKTGSISRSERVDKYNQLIRIEEELGAAAIFPGKAVIKQLG from the coding sequence ATGTCAGAAATTCTTTACATCAAGGGAAGGGAAATACTGGATTCACGCGGTAACCCCACCGTGGAAGCCGACATCCATCTGGAAAGCGGTGTGGTCGCCCGCGCCGCCGTGCCCAGCGGTGCCTCCACCGGTGAACGCGAAGCCATCGAACTGCGGGACGACGATAAATCCCGCTACGGCGGCAAAGGCACCCTTAAAGCCGTGGATAACATCGATAGATTCATCGCTCCGGCCCTCTGCGGGCTGGAATCCACCCACCAGCCGGAACTCGACCAGGTGATGCTGAACCTCGACGGGACCCACAACAAGGAAAAGCTTGGCGCCAACGCCATCCTGGCCGTTTCCATGGCCGCCGCCCGCGCCAGCGCCATCGAAATGGACATCCCCCTCTACCGCTACCTCGGCGGAGTGGGCGCCGTGACCCTCCCCGTGCCCATGAGCAACATCATCAACGGCGGTTCCCACGCCGATAATAACGTCGATATCCAGGAATTCATGATCATGCCCCTGGGCGCCAGATCCTTCCGCGAAGCCATCCGCGTGAACGCGGAGGTCTTCCACGCCCTCAAAAAGATCCTCAACGACCGTGGCCTTGCCACTGGAGTCGGTGACGAAGGCGGATTCGCGCCCAACCTGGAAAACAACGAAGCCGCCCTCAAAGCGATCATGGACGCCATCACCGCCGCCGGCTACAAACCCGGCGAAGACGTCTTCATCGCCCTCGACGCCGCCGCTTCCAGCTTCTGGATCGACGGTAAATACGCTTTCGAGGGAAAACTTGCCTCCAACGACGAAATGATCGCCTACTGGGTGGACATGGTGGCCAAATATCCTATCGTCTCCATCGAGGACGGACTCGCGGAAAACGACTGGGAAGGCTGGATCAAGCTAACCGCCGCCCTCGGCGACAAAATCCAGCTCGTGGGCGACGACCTCTACGTTACCAACCCCGCCATCATCAAGCGCGGAATAGCCGAAAAAGCCTCCAACAGCGTGCTCATCAAACTCAACCAGATCGGCACCGTGATGGAGACCATTGACGCTATAAACACCGCCCACAAAGCCGGCTGGACCTGCGTGGTCAGCCACCGCAGCGGCGAAACCGGAGACACCTTCATCGCCGACCTCGCCGTGGCCATGAACACTGGCCAGATCAAAACCGGCTCCATTTCCCGCAGCGAACGCGTGGACAAATACAACCAGCTCATCCGCATCGAGGAAGAGCTCGGCGCGGCCGCCATCTTCCCCGGCAAAGCCGTGATCAAACAACTCGGCTGA